The following proteins come from a genomic window of Yinghuangia sp. ASG 101:
- a CDS encoding PP2C family protein-serine/threonine phosphatase, whose amino-acid sequence MGASQPTPTPPASGRGPFDRARVLPLVNWALRLLPLAVIVFVVVVGYTSPPEVRVGPLLAVAPALAGLFPRSPRTPLWVGLTAIVIGGALASTGANQGSGEPFVTLLAVLLVTMTSWAGVLVRERQERTIKEVRSVAEAVQQALLSPVPRRIGPVRVGVRYRAAAAEARIGGDLYEVILTPYGVRAVIGDVRGKGLDAVQTAAAVLGAFREAAYEEPSLPGLVSRIAASMRRRLEEDFEEFVTLLLVCFPPAGGMLVVNCGHPPPLLLHGAHAESLDAPSPVPPLGIVDPELFDIPVLSVALEPGDRVLLYTDGIIEARDASGAFYPLADRAPDALPGVEGTLDRISADVSRHVGRPLEDDAAMLLFMYAPVVGGVHDSGSHPVGAHES is encoded by the coding sequence ATGGGCGCATCGCAGCCGACCCCCACGCCGCCTGCCTCGGGCCGTGGACCGTTCGACCGCGCGCGTGTGCTGCCGCTCGTCAACTGGGCGCTGCGGCTGCTCCCCCTGGCGGTCATCGTCTTCGTCGTCGTGGTCGGCTACACCTCGCCTCCCGAAGTACGGGTCGGGCCGCTCCTCGCGGTCGCGCCCGCCCTCGCCGGCCTGTTCCCGCGCTCACCCCGCACACCTTTGTGGGTCGGGCTGACCGCGATCGTGATCGGTGGCGCGCTGGCCAGCACCGGGGCGAACCAGGGCTCCGGCGAACCGTTCGTGACACTCCTCGCGGTGTTGCTGGTGACGATGACCAGTTGGGCGGGCGTGTTGGTCCGCGAACGGCAGGAACGCACGATCAAGGAAGTGCGCAGCGTCGCCGAGGCGGTGCAGCAGGCGCTGCTGAGCCCCGTGCCGCGACGCATCGGCCCGGTCCGCGTCGGGGTCCGCTACCGCGCGGCGGCGGCCGAGGCCCGCATCGGGGGCGACCTCTACGAGGTGATCCTGACCCCCTACGGCGTGCGCGCGGTGATCGGCGACGTGCGCGGCAAGGGCCTGGACGCCGTGCAGACCGCGGCGGCCGTGCTCGGGGCGTTCCGCGAGGCCGCGTACGAGGAACCGAGTCTGCCGGGCCTGGTCAGCCGGATCGCCGCGAGCATGCGCCGGCGGCTGGAGGAGGATTTCGAGGAGTTCGTCACTCTCCTGCTGGTCTGCTTCCCGCCCGCGGGCGGGATGCTGGTGGTCAACTGCGGCCACCCTCCGCCGCTGCTGCTGCACGGCGCGCACGCCGAGTCGCTCGACGCGCCGTCGCCCGTGCCGCCGCTGGGCATCGTGGACCCGGAGCTGTTCGACATCCCCGTGCTGTCAGTCGCCCTCGAACCCGGCGACCGCGTCCTGCTCTACACCGACGGCATCATCGAGGCGCGCGACGCGTCGGGCGCCTTCTATCCGCTGGCCGACCGCGCGCCCGACGCCCTGCCCGGGGTCGAGGGGACCCTGGACCGGATCTCCGCGGACGTGTCCCGGCACGTCGGACGCCCGCTGGAGGACGACGCCGCGATGCTGCTGTTCATGTACGCTCCGGTCGTCGGCGGCGTCCACGACTCCGGAAGCCACCC